A part of Bacteroidia bacterium genomic DNA contains:
- a CDS encoding SIR2 family protein — protein sequence MEERTLQDLSEVIQSSNINFLFGAGTSTPFLPLLGNIEKKLNEAQNETERETQYKEYFSKVMLPNKKVIDNSVSTTEYEQTKGNYDDFFLALSEVILQRKSTILSKQVNLFTTNIDVLMETSLERLFIEYNDGFSGKFNPTFSSAHFKKSIQQRSLHFDHVSEIPVFNIIKIHGSTTWQQVGDKITFAHSLNHIDEATANKTGSEFLEQYKKILVVNPEESKHLESVLNLYYYELLRMYSSELEKENATLFVVGFSMDDKHIQEITLRAAKANPTLRIFVCCSQGSKEKMQTKLEVIQHPNIQILTPDSETEKFTLDCFTKNILKKVVEKKSSKNAEPEK from the coding sequence ATGGAAGAAAGAACATTACAAGACTTATCCGAAGTAATTCAAAGCTCAAACATCAACTTTTTGTTTGGTGCAGGAACTTCTACGCCTTTTCTTCCGTTGCTTGGCAATATTGAAAAGAAATTAAACGAAGCACAAAACGAAACAGAACGAGAAACGCAATACAAAGAGTATTTCAGTAAAGTAATGTTGCCTAACAAAAAGGTAATTGACAATTCTGTTTCAACTACTGAATACGAACAAACAAAGGGAAACTATGACGACTTTTTTCTTGCTTTGTCAGAAGTTATTTTACAACGTAAAAGCACCATTTTGAGTAAGCAAGTCAATTTGTTTACAACCAATATTGACGTGCTAATGGAAACTTCGCTTGAACGACTTTTTATTGAATACAATGACGGATTTTCGGGAAAATTTAATCCAACTTTCAGTTCAGCACATTTCAAAAAATCAATTCAGCAAAGAAGTTTGCACTTTGACCACGTTTCTGAAATTCCTGTTTTCAATATTATCAAAATTCACGGCTCAACAACTTGGCAACAAGTAGGAGACAAAATAACGTTTGCTCATTCATTAAATCACATTGACGAAGCAACGGCAAATAAAACAGGAAGCGAATTTTTAGAGCAATACAAGAAAATACTTGTTGTAAATCCCGAAGAATCTAAACACTTGGAAAGTGTTTTAAATCTCTATTACTACGAGTTGCTAAGAATGTATTCAAGCGAATTGGAAAAAGAAAATGCAACTTTATTTGTTGTTGGTTTTTCAATGGACGACAAGCATATTCAAGAAATTACTTTGAGAGCAGCGAAAGCAAATCCTACACTTAGAATATTTGTTTGTTGTTCGCAAGGTTCAAAAGAAAAAATGCAAACAAAATTGGAAGTGATACAACACCCGAACATACAAATTTTGACACCCGACAGCGAAACAGAAAAATTTACGCTTGACTGTTTTACAAAAAACATTCTAAAAAAAGTTGTAGAAAAAAAGAGTAGTAAAAATGCAGAGCCAGAAAAGTAA
- a CDS encoding SRPBCC domain-containing protein codes for MEHFNWTTFTKRIAVKSTISDIYNAWTKAVEIEKWFLSKAVYFDTDNKTVSATENIKSGQTYEWSWYAQDFTETGKIIHTNEKDFIQFLFAGECIVEVKLSEKDGFVIVELTQSNIPTDDNSKQNIRLGCDSGWSFYLVNLKSVYEGGLDLRNKNTDFKAMVNN; via the coding sequence ATGGAACATTTTAATTGGACAACATTTACAAAAAGAATTGCAGTTAAATCTACAATTTCAGACATCTACAATGCTTGGACAAAGGCAGTAGAAATAGAAAAATGGTTTTTAAGCAAAGCTGTGTATTTTGACACAGATAATAAAACTGTTTCTGCTACCGAAAACATCAAAAGCGGACAGACTTACGAATGGAGTTGGTATGCCCAAGACTTTACGGAAACGGGAAAAATCATTCATACCAATGAAAAAGACTTTATTCAGTTCTTATTTGCAGGAGAATGTATTGTTGAAGTAAAGCTGAGTGAAAAAGACGGCTTCGTAATCGTTGAGCTTACACAAAGCAATATCCCGACAGACGACAATTCAAAGCAGAATATTCGTCTGGGGTGTGATTCGGGTTGGTCATTTTACCTTGTAAATTTAAAATCCGTATATGAAGGAGGGTTGGATTTAAGAAATAAAAACACTGATTTTAAAGCAATGGTCAACAATTAG
- a CDS encoding ATP-binding protein, which produces MQSQKSNTSETLLKESIFIIGTVSSVEGRKIKVKVKKDKNLSHLSYRGRTIKNVSVGSYIKITKGFIEIIGKVEGEYIKEETVYNKEYKKDELKISRFLEVSLFGHFDRKEDKFKQGIKEMPLIDNECYLLDREEFNKLHRFFNDERTIKIGVLTEEPSQEIKLSIKKLFASHIGIFGNTGSGKSNTLARIFSELFSANAESKNFKNNARFVIIDFNGEYTKDDLITKSKKSYNLTTRNADGDKYPIKQSNIERLEIISVLLEATEKTQKPFLSRAIKADYLDDDFENRSKENLSKMVRTISQKADPNLGLAIFSELFNHLKQVVSSGQDIISGILNQISSGDFKYFSNSNTHSYHIGEHWSNNNFENFITAAFPNLDNIVIDASNLGKLKFKIISQYYHEIINGYSNQEHIRPLIGRMFKKFEMLEKLISVEDNNSTNSNLEVVNLKDVNLEMKKTLPLIIVKQLYDEHKDGGEFERKSLHIVVDEAHNILSSSSERESETWKDYRLETFEEIIKEGRKFSTFLTVASQRPYDISPTIISQLHNYFIHRLINDLDIKAIEKTVAYLDKLSFESIPVLSVGSCFIAGLASDIPVKVDIDLLEIERQPKSETIDLEKAWNGKPNTQA; this is translated from the coding sequence ATGCAGAGCCAGAAAAGTAATACAAGTGAAACGCTGTTAAAGGAATCTATCTTTATTATTGGCACAGTTTCTTCCGTTGAAGGCAGAAAAATTAAAGTCAAGGTAAAAAAGGATAAGAATTTATCGCATTTGTCGTATCGTGGCAGAACGATAAAAAATGTTTCGGTTGGCAGTTACATAAAAATCACAAAAGGTTTCATTGAAATTATCGGAAAGGTTGAAGGCGAATACATCAAAGAAGAAACCGTTTACAACAAAGAATATAAAAAAGACGAGCTAAAAATTTCCCGATTTTTAGAAGTTTCACTGTTTGGGCATTTTGACAGAAAAGAGGATAAATTTAAACAAGGCATCAAAGAAATGCCGCTGATAGATAACGAATGTTATTTACTTGACAGAGAGGAGTTCAATAAACTACATCGTTTCTTTAATGATGAACGAACCATAAAAATTGGTGTATTAACCGAAGAACCATCACAAGAAATAAAACTTAGCATAAAGAAACTTTTTGCAAGTCATATCGGAATTTTTGGAAACACAGGAAGCGGTAAATCAAATACACTTGCAAGAATATTTTCGGAATTGTTTAGTGCCAATGCAGAAAGTAAAAATTTCAAGAACAATGCACGTTTTGTAATAATTGACTTTAATGGAGAATATACCAAAGATGATTTGATTACGAAAAGTAAGAAATCATACAACCTTACAACCCGAAATGCAGACGGAGATAAATATCCAATCAAACAATCAAATATTGAACGACTTGAAATAATATCGGTTTTGTTGGAAGCCACAGAGAAAACACAAAAACCATTTTTGAGTAGAGCAATCAAAGCTGATTATTTAGATGATGATTTTGAGAATAGGTCAAAAGAAAATCTTTCAAAAATGGTTAGAACTATTTCTCAAAAGGCTGACCCTAATCTTGGACTTGCAATATTTTCAGAATTATTTAATCACTTAAAACAAGTAGTGTCAAGTGGGCAAGACATCATTTCGGGAATTTTAAACCAAATTAGCTCAGGCGATTTCAAGTATTTTTCAAACAGCAATACTCATTCATATCATATCGGAGAACATTGGTCAAATAATAATTTTGAGAATTTTATTACTGCTGCTTTTCCAAACTTAGACAACATTGTTATTGACGCATCAAATCTTGGAAAGTTAAAATTCAAAATTATTTCTCAATACTATCACGAAATAATCAACGGCTATTCAAATCAAGAACATATTCGCCCTTTAATTGGACGAATGTTCAAAAAGTTTGAAATGCTTGAAAAACTTATTTCAGTAGAAGACAACAATTCAACAAATAGTAATTTGGAAGTTGTAAATCTCAAAGATGTAAACTTAGAGATGAAAAAAACGCTTCCGCTGATTATCGTTAAACAATTATACGATGAACACAAAGACGGTGGCGAGTTTGAAAGAAAATCGCTACACATTGTTGTAGATGAAGCCCACAACATACTTTCATCTTCATCAGAAAGAGAGAGCGAAACGTGGAAAGATTATCGCCTTGAAACTTTTGAAGAAATAATCAAAGAAGGCAGAAAATTCAGCACATTTTTGACAGTCGCAAGCCAAAGACCGTATGACATTTCGCCAACAATTATTTCGCAATTACACAACTATTTTATTCATCGCTTAATTAACGACCTTGACATAAAAGCCATTGAAAAAACCGTTGCCTACTTGGACAAACTTTCGTTTGAATCAATTCCTGTTTTGTCGGTAGGTAGTTGTTTTATTGCAGGACTTGCTTCGGACATTCCTGTAAAAGTGGACATTGACTTATTAGAAATTGAAAGACAACCAAAAAGTGAAACTATTGATTTAGAAAAAGCGTGGAACGGAAAACCAAACACACAAGCGTAA
- a CDS encoding DinB family protein, producing the protein MTANIESKTLANTLNNARQLTQFYLHHTKDVDVEKQFSIDNFTTNNIHLVCHLAWAENFLILNGVGGKGIKKEWLQNFQIGSDYPDASKFPAYSESLETFDEIHKQSLELLNNLPDKELDNKNNVGLQFSIGDSKRIIINHCIRHEGVHCGHLGWLLRMHGKKII; encoded by the coding sequence ATGACAGCAAACATTGAATCCAAAACCCTTGCTAACACGCTCAATAACGCAAGACAATTAACTCAATTCTACCTGCATCATACAAAAGACGTTGATGTTGAAAAACAATTTTCAATAGATAACTTTACAACTAATAATATACATTTAGTATGCCACCTTGCTTGGGCAGAAAACTTTTTGATTTTAAATGGCGTTGGAGGCAAGGGAATAAAAAAGGAATGGCTACAAAATTTTCAAATAGGTTCTGATTATCCTGACGCTTCCAAATTCCCTGCATACAGCGAATCCCTTGAAACCTTTGATGAAATTCATAAACAGAGTTTAGAACTATTAAACAATTTACCTGATAAAGAACTGGATAATAAAAATAATGTCGGGCTACAATTCAGTATTGGCGATTCTAAACGAATAATCATCAATCATTGTATCAGACACGAAGGGGTACATTGCGGACATTTAGGCTGGCTGCTAAGAATGCACGGAAAGAAAATCATTTAA